A genomic region of Ochotona princeps isolate mOchPri1 chromosome 17, mOchPri1.hap1, whole genome shotgun sequence contains the following coding sequences:
- the CDK5R1 gene encoding cyclin-dependent kinase 5 activator 1: MGTVLSLSPSYRKAALFEDGAATVGHYTAVQNSKNAKDKNLKRHSIISVLPWKRIVAVSAKKKNSKKVQPNSSYQNNITHLNNENLKKSLSCANLSTFAQPPPAQPPAPPASQLPGSQSGGSGSSSVKKAPHPTVTSAGTPKRVIVQASTSELLRCLGEFLCRRCYRLKHLSPTDPVLWLRSVDRSLLLQGWQDQGFITPANVVFLYMLCRDVISSEVGSDHELQAVLLTCLYLSYSYMGNEISYPLKPFLVESCKEAFWDRCLSVINLMSPKMLQINADPHYFTQVFSDLKNESGQEDRKRLLLGLDR, from the coding sequence ATGGGCACGGTGCTGTCCCTGTCCCCCAGCTACCGGAAGGCCGCGCTGTTTGAGGATGGCGCGGCCACGGTGGGCCACTACACGGCCGTGCAGAACAGCAAAAACGCCAAGGACAAGAACCTGAAGCGCCACTCCATCATTTCCGTGCTCCCTTGGAAGAGGATCGTGGCCGTGTCGGCCAAGAAGAAGAACTCCAAAAAGGTGCAGCCCAACAGCAGCTACCAGAACAACATCACGCACCTCAACAATGAGAACCTGAAGAAGTCGCTGTCGTGCGCCAACCTGTCCACGTTTGCCCAGCCCCCGCCGGCCCAGCCGCCCGCGCCCccggccagccagctccccggctCCCAGAGCGGGGGCTCGGGCTCCTCGTCGGTCAAGAAGGCCCCGCATCCCACCGTCACCTCCGCGGGCACGCCCAAACGGGTCATCGTTCAGGCGTCCACCAGCGAGCTGCTGCGCTGCCTGGGCGAGTTCCTGTGCCGCCGGTGCTACCGCCTGAAGCACCTGTCCCCCACGGACCCCGTGCTGTGGCTGCGCAGCGTGGACCGCTcgctgctgctgcagggctggCAGGACCAGGGCTTCATCACGCCTGCCAACGTGGTCTTCCTCTACATGCTGTGCAGGGATGTCATCTCCTCCGAGGTGGGCTCCGACCACGAGCTGCAGGCCGTCCTGCTCACCTGCCTGTATCTCTCCTACTCCTACATGGGCAACGAGATCTCCTACCCGCTCAAGCCTTTCCTGGTGGAGAGCTGTAAGGAGGCCTTCTGGGACCGCTGCCTCTCTGTCATCAACCTCATGAGCCCCAAGATGCTGCAGATCAACGCTGACCCCCACTACTTCACACAGGTGTTCTCCGACCTGAAAAACGAGAGTGGCCAGGAGGACAGGAAGCGACTCCTCCTGGGGCTGGATCGGTGA